A single Flavobacteriales bacterium DNA region contains:
- a CDS encoding DUF4295 domain-containing protein, producing MAKKTVATLKSGQGKDFTRVIKMVKSPKTGAYSFREEVVHNDHINDFLKGKGDTEQKEG from the coding sequence ATGGCAAAGAAAACCGTTGCAACGCTGAAATCAGGTCAGGGTAAAGATTTTACCCGGGTGATAAAAATGGTAAAATCACCAAAGACCGGCGCATATTCCTTTCGCGAGGAAGTGGTTCACAACGACCATATCAATGACTTTCTGAAAGGAAAAGGTGACACCGAACAAAAAGAAGGATAA
- the rpmG gene encoding 50S ribosomal protein L33 produces the protein MAKKGNRVQVILECTEQKNSGVPGTSRYITTKNKKNTPDRIELKKFNPMLKKMTVHKEIK, from the coding sequence ATGGCCAAGAAAGGAAACAGGGTTCAGGTGATTCTTGAATGTACCGAGCAGAAAAACAGCGGCGTACCGGGCACATCACGCTACATCACCACCAAGAACAAAAAGAATACGCCGGACAGAATCGAGTTGAAGAAATTCAATCCGATGCTGAAGAAAATGACCGTACATAAGGAAATTAAGTAA